The Nocardioides salarius genome includes a region encoding these proteins:
- the rplQ gene encoding 50S ribosomal protein L17 has product MPKPTKGPRLGGSPSHQRLILANLATQLFEHGRITTTESRARALRPWAEKLITKAKKGDLHNRREVLKTIRDKGVVHVLFTEIAPTFSERPGGYTRITKIGPRKGDNAPMAVIELVTEAYSPTPKAATPAPAAPAAEETPAEEAPAEETTTEETATDEAPTELGEEASPEESVVAEAEVTDEGDAKA; this is encoded by the coding sequence ATGCCCAAGCCCACCAAGGGTCCCCGCCTCGGCGGCAGCCCCTCCCACCAGCGCCTCATCCTGGCGAACCTGGCCACCCAGCTCTTCGAGCACGGCCGGATCACCACCACCGAGTCGCGGGCCCGCGCCCTGCGTCCGTGGGCCGAGAAGCTGATCACCAAGGCCAAGAAGGGCGACCTGCACAACCGTCGCGAGGTCCTCAAGACCATCCGCGACAAGGGCGTCGTGCACGTGCTCTTCACCGAGATCGCCCCGACCTTCTCGGAGCGCCCCGGCGGCTACACCCGCATCACCAAGATCGGTCCCCGCAAGGGCGACAACGCGCCGATGGCCGTGATCGAGCTCGTCACCGAGGCCTACAGCCCCACGCCGAAGGCGGCCACCCCCGCCCCGGCCGCGCCGGCTGCCGAGGAGACCCCCGCCGAGGAGGCTCCTGCTGAGGAGACCACCACGGAGGAGACCGCCACCGACGAGGCCCCGACCGAGCTGGGCGAGGAGGCCTCCCCCGAGGAGTCCGTCGTCGCCGAGGCCGAGGTCACCGACGAGGGCGACGCCAAGGCCTGA
- a CDS encoding ketopantoate reductase family protein → MSRHRYVVVGVGAVGGGVAALLHEAGVDVTAVARGEHLARLQAEGLRLGVGHDERLVRLCTVASPAEVDWHDDTVVLLAVKSQQTAAALADLAAHAPPGTPVVCLQNGVSNERAALRHFAHVHAVTVMMPASHLAPGRVVVHSLGAPGLLDVGSYPSGVDAVDEALSADLRLAGFESVPRVDAMAWKHRKLLMNLGNGVDAACQEGPAADRLVALVREEGERVLRAAGIAVVSRQEDLARRGDLLRPLVRRDEAGSSTWQSLARRTGDVEVDHLNGEVVLLGRLHGVPTPANELVQVTLNRLAREAASVRGLDAADLLAVLGEQV, encoded by the coding sequence GTGAGCAGGCACCGCTACGTCGTCGTCGGTGTCGGCGCCGTGGGTGGTGGCGTCGCGGCACTGCTCCACGAGGCCGGAGTCGACGTGACCGCGGTCGCCCGGGGCGAGCACCTCGCCCGCCTGCAGGCCGAGGGGCTGCGGCTCGGTGTCGGGCACGACGAGCGCCTGGTGCGGCTTTGCACGGTCGCCAGCCCGGCCGAGGTCGACTGGCACGACGACACGGTGGTGCTGCTGGCGGTCAAGTCCCAGCAGACCGCTGCCGCGCTCGCCGACCTCGCGGCCCACGCGCCGCCCGGCACCCCGGTGGTGTGCCTGCAGAACGGGGTCAGCAACGAGCGCGCCGCGCTGCGCCACTTCGCCCACGTGCATGCGGTGACCGTGATGATGCCGGCCAGCCACCTGGCTCCCGGCCGGGTCGTCGTGCACTCCCTGGGAGCACCCGGGCTGCTCGACGTCGGCAGCTACCCCAGTGGCGTCGACGCGGTCGACGAGGCGCTGAGCGCCGACCTGCGCCTCGCGGGGTTCGAGAGCGTCCCGCGCGTCGACGCGATGGCCTGGAAGCACCGCAAGCTGCTGATGAACCTCGGCAACGGTGTCGACGCCGCCTGCCAGGAGGGCCCGGCCGCCGACCGGCTCGTCGCCCTGGTGCGCGAGGAGGGTGAGCGGGTGCTGCGGGCTGCCGGGATCGCGGTCGTCTCCCGCCAGGAGGACCTGGCCCGGCGCGGCGACCTGCTGCGGCCGCTCGTGCGCCGCGACGAGGCGGGCTCGTCGACCTGGCAGAGCCTGGCGCGCCGCACCGGGGACGTCGAGGTCGACCACCTCAACGGCGAGGTGGTGCTGCTGGGCCGCCTGCACGGGGTGCCCACCCCGGCCAACGAGCTGGTCCAGGTCACGCTCAACCGGCTGGCCCGCGAGGCCGCGAGCGTACGGGGGCTGGACGCCGCCGACCTGCTCGCGGTCCTCGGCGAGCAGGTCTAG
- a CDS encoding GntR family transcriptional regulator, with protein sequence MTVLPLDPGSQEPPFEQLRRQVATRAASGDLPSGTRLPTVRGLAEQLGVATGTVARAYRELEADGVVVTEGRRGTFVASAAPAGAPEAERAAAAYVTAVRRLGLGVADAVRLVEREWPR encoded by the coding sequence ATGACAGTGCTGCCGCTCGACCCGGGCTCGCAGGAGCCGCCCTTCGAGCAGCTGCGTCGCCAGGTCGCGACCCGCGCCGCCTCGGGCGACCTGCCCTCGGGCACCCGGCTGCCGACCGTGCGTGGGCTCGCCGAGCAGCTGGGGGTCGCCACCGGCACGGTGGCGCGCGCCTACCGCGAGCTCGAGGCCGACGGCGTGGTGGTGACCGAGGGCCGGCGCGGCACCTTCGTGGCCTCCGCCGCCCCGGCCGGCGCCCCCGAGGCCGAGCGGGCCGCCGCCGCCTACGTGACCGCCGTACGTCGCCTCGGCCTGGGCGTGGCCGACGCGGTGCGCCTCGTCGAGCGCGAGTGGCCGCGGTGA
- a CDS encoding PfkB family carbohydrate kinase, which produces MDADVMVVGEALVDVVHTADGETGEHPGGSAANVAVALARLGRGVRFATSYADDAHGRLIGEHLSAAGVELALDPHVVERTSTAAATIGADGAASYEFDLDWRLGEVPLSPAPAAVHVCSLGAVVEPGASAVLELVEQLRERATVTYDVNVRAAVTGTGSEVVERVERVVALADLVKVSDEDLAELWPTLPVERAAARLLSMGPAAVVLTRGAEGATWIDHDREVAVAPRRVEVADTIGAGDTFAAALVDGLAEEGLLGGRLAAMPVEVVERLLAHAAHAASVTVSRPGADPPYRSELG; this is translated from the coding sequence ATGGACGCGGACGTGATGGTGGTGGGCGAGGCCCTGGTCGACGTGGTGCACACCGCCGACGGCGAGACGGGGGAGCACCCCGGCGGAAGCGCGGCCAACGTCGCGGTGGCGCTGGCCCGCCTCGGGCGCGGCGTGCGCTTCGCGACGTCGTACGCCGACGACGCCCACGGCCGGCTGATCGGTGAGCACCTGAGCGCCGCGGGCGTCGAGCTGGCCCTCGACCCCCACGTGGTCGAGCGCACCTCGACCGCGGCAGCCACCATCGGCGCCGACGGCGCGGCCAGCTACGAGTTCGACCTCGACTGGCGCCTCGGCGAGGTGCCCCTGTCGCCGGCCCCGGCCGCCGTGCACGTGTGCTCCCTCGGAGCGGTGGTCGAGCCGGGCGCGAGCGCGGTGCTCGAGCTGGTCGAGCAGCTGCGCGAGCGGGCCACCGTCACCTACGACGTCAACGTGCGCGCCGCCGTGACCGGCACCGGCTCCGAGGTGGTCGAGCGGGTCGAGCGGGTGGTCGCGCTGGCCGACCTGGTCAAGGTGAGCGACGAGGACCTCGCCGAGCTGTGGCCCACCCTGCCCGTGGAGCGGGCCGCGGCCCGGCTGCTCTCGATGGGTCCGGCCGCGGTGGTGCTGACGCGTGGCGCGGAGGGCGCCACCTGGATCGACCACGACCGCGAGGTCGCCGTCGCACCCCGACGGGTCGAGGTGGCCGACACCATCGGTGCCGGCGACACCTTCGCCGCGGCGCTCGTCGACGGGCTGGCCGAGGAGGGCCTGCTCGGCGGCCGCCTGGCGGCGATGCCGGTCGAGGTGGTCGAGAGGCTGCTCGCCCACGCCGCCCACGCGGCCTCCGTCACGGTCTCGCGGCCCGGTGCCGACCCGCCGTACCGCTCCGAGCTCGGCTGA
- the truA gene encoding tRNA pseudouridine(38-40) synthase TruA — MRLRIDLAYDGTDFRGWATQPGLRTVQHHVESALAVALRIGVRHDDPPGSARVPVVCAGRTDAGVHARGQVVHADVDEERVLASAGRSPAPPLEALVRRLNGILPPDVVVRRVVRAPDGFDARFSATWRRYVYRVADRPETLDPLTRREVLAWPRPLDVDLLRSASTHLVGHHDFASFCKRREGATTVRTLLDLDWRRAPAGGVEATVRADAFCHSMVRALVGCLLVVGEGRRPPEWPAQLLHARERPSQAAVAPAHGLTLEEVAYPDDHELALRADQTRARRAELPPSDTSEETA; from the coding sequence GTGCGCCTGCGGATCGACCTCGCCTACGACGGCACCGACTTCCGCGGCTGGGCCACCCAGCCCGGCCTGCGCACGGTCCAGCACCACGTGGAGAGCGCCCTGGCGGTCGCGCTGCGCATCGGTGTGCGTCACGACGACCCGCCGGGCAGCGCGCGGGTGCCGGTGGTCTGCGCCGGTCGCACCGACGCCGGGGTGCACGCCCGTGGCCAGGTGGTCCACGCCGACGTCGACGAGGAGCGGGTGCTGGCCTCGGCGGGCCGCTCGCCCGCACCGCCGCTCGAGGCGCTGGTGCGGCGCCTCAACGGCATCCTGCCGCCCGACGTCGTCGTACGCCGTGTCGTCCGGGCTCCCGACGGCTTCGACGCCCGGTTCTCCGCGACCTGGCGCCGCTACGTCTACCGGGTCGCCGACCGGCCCGAGACGCTCGACCCGCTGACCAGGCGCGAGGTGCTGGCCTGGCCGCGACCCCTCGACGTCGACCTGCTGCGCAGCGCCTCCACGCACCTGGTGGGCCACCACGACTTCGCGTCCTTCTGCAAGCGCCGGGAGGGCGCGACCACCGTGCGCACGCTGCTCGACCTCGACTGGCGGCGCGCCCCGGCCGGGGGTGTCGAGGCGACGGTGCGCGCCGACGCGTTCTGCCACTCGATGGTGCGCGCCCTGGTGGGCTGCCTGCTCGTGGTGGGGGAGGGGCGCCGCCCGCCCGAGTGGCCCGCACAGCTGCTCCACGCGCGCGAGCGCCCGTCCCAGGCGGCGGTCGCCCCCGCCCACGGGCTGACCCTCGAGGAGGTCGCCTACCCCGACGACCACGAGCTCGCGCTGCGCGCCGACCAGACCCGTGCCCGTCGCGCCGAGCTGCCCCCGTCCGACACCTCCGAGGAGACCGCGTGA
- a CDS encoding class I SAM-dependent methyltransferase: protein MSDEHYFTADPSVPFKRVPVTVSVWGHDLDLVTGSGVFAQGRLDIGTAVLFRETPPPSGGRLLDLGCGYGVIGLAAAVAAPEAQVCAVDVNERALLLARDNARALGVAERYRALLPDQVPADATYDEIWSNPPIRIGKQALHELLLTWLPRLAPGGRAVLVVGKNLGADSLQRWLGEQGWPTTRLASAKGFRVLETRRAED, encoded by the coding sequence GTGAGCGACGAGCACTACTTCACCGCCGACCCCTCGGTGCCCTTCAAGCGGGTGCCGGTCACGGTGTCGGTGTGGGGCCACGACCTCGACCTGGTCACCGGCTCGGGCGTCTTCGCCCAGGGCCGCCTCGACATCGGCACCGCCGTGCTGTTCCGCGAGACGCCGCCGCCGAGCGGCGGCCGGCTGCTCGACCTGGGCTGCGGCTACGGCGTGATCGGGCTGGCGGCCGCGGTGGCGGCGCCCGAGGCGCAGGTGTGCGCCGTCGACGTCAACGAGCGCGCGCTGCTGCTGGCTCGCGACAACGCCCGCGCCCTGGGAGTGGCCGAGCGCTACCGCGCGCTGCTGCCCGACCAGGTGCCGGCGGACGCGACGTACGACGAGATCTGGTCGAACCCGCCGATCCGGATCGGCAAGCAGGCGCTCCACGAGCTGCTGCTGACCTGGCTGCCGCGGCTGGCACCCGGTGGCCGGGCGGTGCTGGTGGTCGGCAAGAACCTCGGGGCCGACTCGCTGCAGCGCTGGCTCGGCGAGCAGGGCTGGCCCACGACGCGCCTGGCCAGCGCCAAGGGGTTCCGGGTGCTGGAGACCCGGCGCGCCGAGGACTGA
- a CDS encoding maleylpyruvate isomerase family mycothiol-dependent enzyme, whose amino-acid sequence MPHDWNRFLQTATERMAALVDEADPAAPVPGCPDWCVADLVEHVGGVYQWAAHVVRTGDPEARPAPAPTDLGELPGWFRTHADDLVRVLVGTDPDQETWTFGRGRGTAGWWTRRQTHETHLHTFDLLDSQGRSDEWDVPAALAWDAVREVVTLFYPRQLRMGRIDPLPGTLLLTPTDLDAEPVAVGEGRPVVEVNAPASELVLLAYRRRTSADPAAAELFAHGLTP is encoded by the coding sequence GTGCCCCACGACTGGAACAGGTTCCTGCAGACCGCCACCGAGCGGATGGCCGCACTGGTCGACGAGGCCGACCCGGCCGCCCCGGTGCCGGGCTGCCCCGACTGGTGCGTCGCCGACCTGGTCGAGCACGTCGGCGGGGTCTACCAGTGGGCCGCCCACGTGGTGCGCACCGGCGATCCCGAGGCCCGTCCCGCCCCGGCGCCCACGGACCTCGGCGAGCTGCCCGGCTGGTTCCGCACGCACGCCGACGACCTGGTGCGGGTGCTGGTGGGCACCGACCCCGACCAGGAGACCTGGACCTTCGGGCGTGGCCGCGGCACCGCCGGGTGGTGGACGCGGCGCCAGACCCACGAGACCCACCTGCACACCTTCGACCTGCTCGACTCGCAGGGCCGCAGCGACGAGTGGGACGTCCCGGCGGCGCTGGCCTGGGACGCCGTCCGCGAGGTCGTCACGCTCTTCTACCCCCGTCAGCTGCGGATGGGTCGCATCGACCCGCTGCCGGGCACCCTGCTGCTCACCCCGACCGACCTCGACGCCGAGCCCGTGGCCGTCGGGGAGGGCCGCCCGGTGGTCGAGGTGAACGCCCCGGCGAGCGAGCTGGTGCTGCTGGCCTACCGCCGGCGCACCAGCGCCGACCCCGCCGCCGCCGAGCTGTTCGCCCACGGCCTCACCCCCTGA
- a CDS encoding ABC transporter substrate-binding protein — protein MKARLLAPVAGLLTATMVLAGCGAGGDRESDTGGEGGGASDVGVTEDTVTVGAHFPLTGVAAPGYSEIPTGAQAYFDFVNEAGGVNGRQIEYIVKDDGYNPTNTSQVTNELVLQDEIFAMVGGLGTPTHSAVVDFLNSEGVPDLFVSSGSLQWGDDVESKPYTFGWQPDYEIEGKIIGQYIAENMPKAKVGLFLQDDDFGEDGEKGVRQYLDKQIVGVERYTSGNTDVGPQVAGLQAAGADLVISFNTPSYTALTQLTSLALGYEPTWFYSNVGSDPQLVGSLLNRFSEGAVEGDNSSLNGVLTTEYIPGVDATDDPWVQLWQEVWDQEGEGGDLTNYRIYGMSQAYAFVQALQAAGEDLTRDGLVEAVESFEDIEGPQLAPFRFSADSHMGISGMRVVELQGGKAEELTPVLVSDIGDAPIEEDSSDQAGDAPPEGGVPDAG, from the coding sequence ATGAAGGCACGACTGCTGGCCCCTGTGGCCGGCCTGCTCACGGCCACCATGGTCCTGGCGGGCTGCGGCGCCGGAGGCGACCGCGAGAGTGACACCGGCGGCGAGGGAGGTGGCGCCTCCGACGTCGGCGTCACCGAGGACACCGTCACCGTGGGTGCCCACTTCCCCCTCACCGGCGTGGCCGCACCCGGCTACAGCGAGATCCCGACCGGCGCCCAGGCCTACTTCGACTTCGTCAACGAGGCCGGCGGCGTCAACGGTCGCCAGATCGAGTACATCGTCAAGGACGACGGCTACAACCCGACCAACACCAGCCAGGTCACCAACGAGCTGGTGCTGCAGGACGAGATCTTCGCGATGGTGGGCGGTCTGGGCACCCCCACCCACAGCGCGGTCGTCGACTTCTTGAACTCCGAGGGCGTGCCCGACCTCTTCGTCTCCTCCGGCTCGCTGCAGTGGGGCGACGACGTCGAGTCCAAGCCCTACACCTTCGGCTGGCAGCCCGACTACGAGATCGAGGGCAAGATCATCGGCCAGTACATCGCCGAGAACATGCCCAAGGCCAAGGTCGGGCTCTTCCTGCAGGACGACGACTTCGGCGAGGACGGCGAGAAGGGCGTGCGCCAGTACCTCGACAAGCAGATCGTCGGCGTCGAGCGCTACACCTCCGGCAACACCGACGTCGGTCCCCAGGTGGCGGGTCTCCAGGCCGCCGGCGCCGACCTCGTCATCTCCTTCAACACCCCCTCCTACACCGCGCTGACCCAGCTCACGTCGCTGGCCCTGGGCTACGAGCCGACCTGGTTCTACTCCAACGTCGGCTCCGACCCCCAGCTGGTCGGCTCGCTGCTCAACCGGTTCTCCGAGGGGGCCGTCGAGGGTGACAACAGCTCGCTCAACGGCGTGCTCACCACCGAGTACATCCCCGGTGTCGACGCGACCGACGACCCGTGGGTGCAGCTGTGGCAGGAGGTCTGGGACCAGGAGGGCGAGGGCGGCGACCTGACCAACTACCGCATCTACGGCATGTCGCAGGCCTACGCCTTCGTGCAGGCCCTGCAGGCGGCCGGCGAGGACCTGACCCGCGACGGGCTCGTGGAGGCCGTCGAGTCCTTCGAGGACATCGAGGGCCCGCAGCTCGCGCCGTTCCGCTTCAGCGCCGACAGCCACATGGGCATCTCCGGCATGCGCGTCGTGGAGCTCCAGGGCGGCAAGGCCGAGGAGCTCACCCCGGTGCTCGTCAGCGACATCGGTGACGCTCCGATCGAGGAGGACTCCTCCGACCAGGCGGGCGACGCCCCGCCCGAGGGCGGCGTGCCCGACGCCGGCTGA
- a CDS encoding branched-chain amino acid ABC transporter permease, translated as MNRFLDVWRHSVLGRHLLTALVGLAVVVVVLESVGDFRALQLAAMAYLGIAAGGLTVLTGINGQISLGHGALMAFGAYTTALLLDDPTSSMPISLVVLASTAVALVVGTAVGVAAARLHGPYLAGATLALAIAVPGIALYFGSFLGGEQGLRVSLPDVPVWALDLEYLLTGTEMSRSQYVAYLGWITLIVTFVLLANLARGRVGRRWRAVRDDEVSAELAGIRLGRARISAFMVSAAAAGAAGSVLAITARLAAPSGFTIVLSLTLLTAVVLGGLGYLSGALIGAGLLTFLPPFVTRIGGDAGLSDIRSAELAPLVYGLVMVLVILLAPAGLVGTTRMSLAGRRARRQMAAAGAASKTGSPATTTHQHDSSDEHDPGTPQASGPTTPKGSTR; from the coding sequence ATGAACCGCTTCCTCGACGTGTGGCGCCACTCGGTGCTGGGCCGGCACCTGCTGACCGCGCTGGTCGGCCTGGCCGTGGTGGTCGTGGTCCTCGAGAGCGTCGGCGACTTCCGGGCCCTGCAGCTGGCCGCGATGGCCTACCTCGGCATCGCCGCCGGCGGCCTGACCGTGCTCACCGGCATCAACGGCCAGATCTCGCTGGGCCACGGCGCCCTGATGGCCTTCGGCGCCTACACGACCGCGCTGCTGCTCGACGACCCGACGTCCTCGATGCCGATCTCGCTGGTGGTGCTCGCCTCGACCGCCGTCGCGCTCGTGGTCGGCACCGCGGTGGGTGTCGCCGCGGCCCGCCTGCACGGCCCCTACCTGGCCGGCGCGACGCTCGCGCTGGCCATCGCCGTGCCCGGCATCGCGCTGTACTTCGGCAGCTTCCTGGGTGGTGAGCAGGGCCTGCGGGTCTCGCTGCCCGACGTGCCCGTGTGGGCGCTGGACCTGGAGTACCTGCTGACCGGCACCGAGATGTCACGCAGCCAGTACGTCGCCTACCTCGGCTGGATCACCCTCATCGTCACCTTCGTGCTGCTGGCCAACCTGGCCCGTGGCCGGGTCGGGCGCCGCTGGCGCGCGGTGCGCGACGACGAGGTCTCCGCCGAGCTGGCCGGCATCCGTCTGGGCCGGGCCCGGATCTCCGCCTTCATGGTCAGCGCCGCCGCGGCCGGTGCCGCCGGCTCGGTGCTGGCCATCACCGCACGACTGGCGGCACCCAGCGGCTTCACCATCGTGCTGAGCCTGACCCTGCTCACCGCGGTGGTCCTCGGGGGCCTGGGCTACCTGTCGGGCGCCCTGATCGGCGCCGGCCTGCTGACCTTCCTGCCCCCCTTCGTCACCCGCATCGGCGGCGACGCCGGTCTCTCCGACATCCGGTCCGCCGAGCTGGCGCCCCTGGTCTACGGCCTGGTCATGGTGCTGGTCATCCTCCTGGCCCCGGCCGGCCTCGTCGGGACCACGCGGATGTCGCTGGCCGGGCGACGCGCCCGGCGCCAGATGGCCGCCGCCGGCGCTGCCAGCAAGACCGGCTCACCCGCCACCACGACTCACCAGCACGACAGCTCCGACGAGCACGACCCCGGCACGCCCCAGGCGTCCGGACCCACCACCCCGAAGGGAAGTACACGATGA